A genomic segment from Desulfurispirillum indicum S5 encodes:
- a CDS encoding helix-turn-helix transcriptional regulator, giving the protein MSSKKSPIHPLYQYRVFRDLTQEHIAKSIGVSRAHISGIERGTHVPSKKLAQAIEQATIGVVKAEDILLFHDHYSEENSKPK; this is encoded by the coding sequence ATGTCTTCAAAAAAATCACCTATTCACCCTCTTTATCAATACCGGGTTTTCCGTGACCTCACCCAGGAACATATCGCCAAAAGCATAGGTGTTTCCAGGGCCCATATCAGTGGCATAGAGCGAGGCACCCACGTCCCGTCAAAAAAACTGGCTCAGGCAATTGAGCAGGCAACCATTGGCGTGGTAAAGGCAGAAGATATTTTGCTGTTCCACGACCATTACTCTGAAGAGAACTCCAAACCCAAGTGA
- a CDS encoding manganese efflux pump MntP family protein, with the protein MALYAILLIAIALAMDSFAVSIVNGCTIRNLRVHHVMKVAFCFAVFQALMPLAGYVAGVGFRDYVNSYGHWIAFFILLFVGAKMVYESFSLGSEAQHCPIAREERAHSLRRILLLSFATSIDALAVGVSFSLLNLSIWFPVFIIGLVTFAFSFAGVYIGNRFGRVREEYIERLGGAILIAIGVKILLEHL; encoded by the coding sequence ATGGCTTTGTATGCGATCCTGCTCATTGCCATAGCGCTGGCCATGGATTCCTTTGCGGTATCCATCGTCAACGGGTGCACCATCCGCAACCTGCGCGTACATCATGTCATGAAAGTTGCCTTCTGTTTCGCGGTATTTCAGGCCCTGATGCCGCTGGCAGGCTATGTTGCCGGTGTCGGCTTCCGCGACTATGTCAACAGTTACGGCCATTGGATTGCCTTTTTCATTCTCCTCTTTGTTGGCGCAAAAATGGTATATGAGTCCTTTTCGCTGGGCAGCGAGGCGCAGCACTGCCCCATTGCCCGCGAAGAGCGCGCCCACTCTCTGCGACGCATCCTGTTGCTCTCCTTCGCCACCAGCATAGATGCCCTTGCTGTTGGCGTCAGTTTCTCCTTGCTGAATCTTTCCATCTGGTTTCCTGTATTCATCATAGGTCTTGTCACCTTTGCGTTTTCCTTCGCAGGAGTGTACATCGGCAATCGCTTCGGTCGTGTGCGCGAAGAGTATATCGAGCGTCTGGGCGGGGCGATCCTCATCGCTATCGGTGTGAAAATCCTTCTGGAGCATCTGTAA
- a CDS encoding glutathione synthase yields the protein MINEKDTLAIEYACIHGLLQLSPEATLRHAPLSVSPYTISQHLQHTMTTLTPVCNQLLHNLSRDHECLLDMHTPLADGDEFMAILLDIARSASSTQPASLHMFRNDFMVEEHEGVLWPKLVECNTISASFHGLMQRATQVHSHLAKLGHLPAILPQEPLAELCSGFQAALAIMGLPDPCILFVVQPHERNIFDQRLIQFAIESHLSVPVVRLSLTEIAREGVLRNGHLFVQGKPVAVAYFRSGYTPEDYPSQMAIDGRKLLEAADCIRTPDIFTHLAGTKLAQRALGKPEFLRNYLDATSIAPLLQVTKAMYHLDEIHPSGVPITDHVRRFPQNYVLKPQREGGGNNTYADDIPPALDALSDKRRQAHVLMEKIHAHTHTARLIVDGNAEDQLCISETGRYGMMVHDGTATLINRDIGYLVRTKAASNNEGGVCSGYACLNTLTLEAHP from the coding sequence TTGATAAACGAGAAAGATACCCTGGCCATAGAGTATGCATGCATCCACGGGCTGCTGCAGCTCTCCCCTGAAGCAACACTGCGGCACGCTCCCCTCAGTGTCTCCCCCTACACCATCAGTCAGCACCTGCAGCACACCATGACGACATTGACACCTGTCTGCAACCAGCTGCTCCATAATCTGTCACGGGATCATGAGTGTCTGCTGGACATGCATACTCCCCTTGCTGATGGCGACGAGTTTATGGCAATTCTCCTGGATATAGCCCGCAGTGCGTCTTCCACCCAGCCGGCAAGCCTGCATATGTTCCGCAATGACTTTATGGTGGAAGAACACGAAGGTGTTCTGTGGCCAAAGCTGGTGGAGTGCAATACCATTTCGGCAAGCTTTCATGGCCTCATGCAGCGCGCGACTCAGGTGCACTCTCACCTGGCGAAACTCGGACACCTGCCGGCTATCCTTCCCCAGGAACCCCTGGCAGAGCTGTGCAGTGGTTTTCAGGCCGCGTTAGCCATAATGGGGCTCCCCGACCCCTGCATACTCTTCGTCGTGCAGCCCCATGAGCGAAACATCTTTGATCAGCGCCTGATTCAGTTCGCCATAGAGAGCCACCTCAGCGTACCCGTAGTTCGCCTGAGTCTGACAGAAATAGCCCGCGAGGGCGTCCTGCGTAATGGCCACCTTTTTGTGCAGGGCAAACCTGTCGCCGTGGCCTATTTCCGCTCCGGTTACACTCCGGAGGACTATCCCAGCCAGATGGCCATTGATGGCCGCAAACTGCTGGAAGCTGCCGACTGCATCAGGACACCGGATATCTTTACCCACCTGGCGGGAACAAAACTTGCGCAGCGCGCACTGGGAAAGCCCGAATTTCTTCGGAACTACCTGGATGCCACCTCCATCGCACCTCTGCTTCAGGTCACCAAAGCCATGTACCACCTTGATGAAATCCACCCGTCGGGTGTGCCGATCACAGATCACGTCAGGCGCTTTCCCCAGAACTATGTCCTGAAGCCACAGCGCGAAGGTGGTGGGAATAACACCTACGCAGATGATATTCCCCCTGCCCTGGACGCTCTCAGCGACAAGCGCAGACAAGCCCATGTGCTTATGGAGAAGATTCACGCCCACACCCACACCGCTCGACTGATTGTCGATGGAAACGCGGAAGATCAACTTTGCATCAGTGAAACAGGGCGCTATGGCATGATGGTCCATGATGGCACCGCAACGCTGATCAACCGGGATATCGGCTACCTGGTGCGCACCAAAGCGGCCAGCAACAACGAAGGTGGCGTCTGCTCAGGCTACGCCTGTCTGAATACCTTAACCCTGGAGGCGCATCCCTGA